In a genomic window of Streptomyces sp. SJL17-4:
- a CDS encoding AAA family ATPase, protein MGDRMDGCAMLGAVETRSVSPVFVGRAGELTALTEALSRATAGEPQALLIGGEAGVGKTRLIEEFLDTACAQGAVVALGGCVELGADGLPFAPFATALRSLHRRLPEELAAAADGQQAELARLLPELGDPGSHDTSDEDSTARLFELTVRLLERLAADRTIVLVLEDLHWADASTRHLLTYLLRTLRRGRIVVVASYRADDIHRRHPLRPLLAELDRLRTIRRIELARFTRTEVHRQLTGILAAEPDPGLVEEVFERSDGNAFFVEELIVSHEAGCAAGQLSDSLRDLLLVRVEALPEDAQRIARIVAEGGSTVEYGLLAAVARLTEDELIEALRAAVGANLLLAVPDGDGYRFRHSLVREAVSDDLLPGERSRLNRRYAEALEADPGLVRADERANRLATYWYHAHDPSKALPAVLSASVATRKRHAYAEQLSLLERAMELWDKAPAETRESLRPIDYADAYPACGCDPDAASLRFLDLLAEAAVAARLSGERERAAKICRNALRVLDSDEHDPLRAAWFWTEMARLQSNLGRGDGWPEIARAQELVKGLPPSAVHATVLVGAAGWGMLRNPGPEAIAAAERAVEYARFVKDEPIELNARITLGTIMVSAGDTDGGLATMHEARERTIALGQFHEAARAHVNISSSLEALGRSREAVEIAVAGIELARSRGLVDSAGWIRANLSESLLSLGEWDRGKEEAEELLRSGASSTKPGGTALLQLAHLAVGRGEPARAAAYLAEARTRYGTRDPIPQYTLPMAQVEISIAAAEGRLEDVREQFAATAETGFPPGTHRYGWPLVLTAVTAEADGRGLPAADEGRAEALALVRRCVRGLATPAPVWEAYSRQVSEEIARAEGRETAARWAEVVAAYEPLERPHQLARARHRLADALLVEGGRREEATALLRQAHATAVRLNARPLREDVELLAARARLSLTEEKQPPAPAEPTDDTFGLTPREQDVLRLVAAGRTNRQIAEELFISPKTASVHVSNILAKLGVAGRGEAAALAHRLHLLDTTL, encoded by the coding sequence ATGGGCGACCGTATGGACGGCTGTGCGATGCTCGGCGCCGTGGAGACCAGGTCAGTCAGTCCCGTGTTCGTCGGCCGCGCCGGCGAACTCACCGCCCTCACCGAGGCGCTCTCCCGCGCGACCGCGGGGGAGCCCCAGGCCCTGCTCATCGGCGGCGAGGCGGGGGTCGGCAAGACCCGGCTCATCGAGGAGTTCCTCGACACGGCCTGCGCACAGGGCGCCGTCGTCGCGCTCGGCGGCTGCGTCGAGCTCGGCGCCGACGGCCTGCCCTTCGCCCCCTTCGCCACCGCACTGCGCTCGCTCCACCGGCGCCTCCCCGAGGAACTCGCCGCCGCGGCCGACGGCCAGCAGGCGGAACTCGCCCGGCTGCTCCCCGAACTGGGCGACCCCGGCAGCCACGACACCTCGGACGAGGACTCCACCGCCCGCCTCTTCGAACTCACCGTACGGCTTCTGGAACGGCTCGCCGCCGACCGTACGATCGTGCTCGTCCTGGAAGACCTGCACTGGGCCGACGCCTCCACCCGGCACCTCCTCACCTACCTCCTGCGCACCCTGCGCCGCGGCCGCATCGTGGTCGTCGCCAGCTACCGCGCCGACGACATCCACCGCCGCCACCCGCTGCGCCCCCTCCTCGCCGAACTCGACCGGCTCCGCACCATCCGCCGCATCGAACTCGCCCGCTTCACCCGCACCGAGGTGCACCGCCAGCTCACCGGCATCCTCGCCGCCGAACCCGACCCCGGTCTCGTCGAGGAGGTCTTCGAACGCTCCGACGGCAACGCCTTCTTCGTCGAGGAACTCATCGTCTCCCACGAGGCCGGCTGCGCCGCGGGACAACTCAGCGACTCCCTGCGCGACCTCCTGCTCGTCCGGGTCGAGGCGCTCCCCGAGGACGCCCAGCGGATCGCCAGGATCGTCGCCGAGGGCGGCTCCACCGTCGAGTACGGACTGCTCGCCGCCGTCGCCCGGCTCACCGAGGACGAACTCATCGAAGCCCTGCGGGCCGCCGTCGGCGCCAACCTCCTGCTCGCCGTCCCCGACGGCGACGGCTACCGCTTCCGCCACTCCCTGGTCCGCGAGGCCGTCAGCGACGACCTGCTGCCCGGCGAACGCTCCCGCCTCAACCGGCGCTACGCCGAAGCCCTGGAGGCCGACCCCGGGCTCGTCCGGGCCGACGAGCGCGCCAACCGGCTGGCGACCTACTGGTACCACGCGCACGACCCGTCCAAGGCCCTGCCCGCCGTCCTCAGCGCCTCTGTCGCGACCCGCAAGCGCCACGCCTACGCCGAGCAGCTCAGCCTCCTCGAACGGGCCATGGAACTCTGGGACAAGGCCCCCGCCGAGACGCGCGAATCCCTGCGCCCCATCGACTACGCCGACGCCTACCCCGCCTGCGGCTGCGACCCCGACGCCGCCTCCCTGCGCTTCCTCGACCTGCTCGCCGAGGCCGCCGTCGCCGCCCGGCTCAGCGGAGAGCGGGAGCGGGCCGCGAAGATCTGCCGGAATGCGCTCCGGGTCCTCGACAGCGACGAGCACGACCCGCTGCGCGCCGCCTGGTTCTGGACGGAGATGGCCCGGCTCCAGTCCAACCTCGGCCGGGGCGACGGCTGGCCGGAGATCGCCCGCGCCCAGGAACTCGTCAAGGGCCTCCCGCCGTCCGCCGTCCACGCCACCGTCCTGGTCGGCGCGGCCGGCTGGGGCATGCTCCGCAACCCCGGCCCCGAGGCGATCGCCGCCGCCGAACGCGCCGTCGAGTACGCGCGGTTCGTCAAGGACGAGCCGATCGAACTGAACGCCCGGATCACCCTCGGCACCATCATGGTGTCGGCCGGCGACACCGACGGCGGGCTCGCCACCATGCACGAGGCACGCGAACGGACCATCGCCCTCGGCCAGTTCCACGAGGCCGCCCGCGCGCATGTGAACATCTCCTCCTCCCTGGAGGCACTAGGCCGCTCCCGCGAAGCCGTGGAGATCGCGGTCGCCGGCATCGAACTGGCCCGCTCCCGCGGCCTCGTCGACAGCGCGGGCTGGATCCGCGCCAACCTCTCGGAGTCCCTCCTCTCGCTCGGCGAATGGGACCGGGGCAAGGAGGAGGCCGAGGAGCTGCTCCGCTCCGGCGCGAGCAGCACCAAGCCGGGCGGAACGGCCCTGCTGCAGCTCGCCCACCTCGCCGTCGGCCGAGGCGAGCCGGCCAGGGCCGCCGCGTACCTCGCCGAGGCCCGCACCCGGTACGGCACCCGCGACCCGATCCCGCAGTACACCCTGCCCATGGCGCAGGTCGAGATCAGCATCGCCGCCGCCGAGGGTCGCCTCGAGGACGTGCGGGAACAGTTCGCCGCCACCGCGGAGACCGGCTTCCCGCCCGGCACCCACCGCTACGGCTGGCCCCTCGTCCTCACCGCCGTCACCGCCGAGGCCGACGGCCGGGGACTGCCCGCCGCCGACGAGGGCCGCGCCGAGGCGCTCGCCCTCGTGCGCCGCTGCGTCCGTGGCCTCGCCACCCCGGCCCCGGTCTGGGAGGCCTACTCCCGGCAGGTCTCCGAGGAGATCGCCCGCGCCGAGGGCCGCGAGACCGCCGCCCGCTGGGCCGAGGTCGTCGCCGCCTACGAGCCGCTCGAACGCCCGCACCAGCTGGCCCGCGCCCGCCACCGCCTCGCCGACGCCCTGCTCGTCGAGGGCGGCCGCCGCGAGGAGGCCACGGCCCTGCTCCGGCAGGCCCACGCCACCGCGGTCCGCCTCAACGCCCGCCCGCTCCGCGAGGACGTGGAACTCCTCGCCGCCCGCGCCCGCCTCTCCCTGACCGAGGAGAAGCAGCCCCCGGCACCCGCGGAGCCCACGGACGACACCTTCGGCCTCACCCCCCGCGAGCAGGACGTCCTGCGCCTCGTCGCGGCCGGCCGCACCAACCGTCAGATCGCCGAGGAACTCTTCATCTCACCCAAGACGGCCAGCGTCCACGTCTCCAACATCCTCGCCAAGCTCGGCGTCGCCGGCCGGGGCGAGGCCGCCGCCCTGGCCCACCGTCTCCACCTCCTCGACACCACGCTCTGA
- a CDS encoding GNAT family protein, whose translation MFAISLGDDGAELRPLEPSKSEEFLAHMDRGREFIGEHIALPDFVADSASAHSFLRSYAEKAANDTGRIYGIWTGGTLVGGVLFRTFDTTYGTAEAGCWLEPSAAGQGLITRACRVIIDWAIEERGIHRVEWHASAKNGPSIAVARRLGMTREGVLRENYPHRGVRADTEVWAVLAPEWRAAKTS comes from the coding sequence ATGTTCGCGATATCGCTGGGTGACGACGGTGCCGAGCTGAGGCCCCTGGAGCCCTCGAAGTCCGAGGAGTTCCTCGCCCACATGGACCGTGGGCGAGAGTTCATCGGGGAGCACATCGCCCTCCCCGACTTCGTCGCGGACAGCGCCTCCGCGCACTCCTTCCTCCGCTCGTACGCCGAGAAGGCCGCGAACGACACCGGACGCATCTACGGCATCTGGACCGGGGGCACGCTCGTCGGCGGCGTCCTCTTCCGGACCTTCGACACGACGTACGGCACCGCCGAGGCGGGCTGCTGGCTGGAGCCCTCCGCCGCGGGCCAGGGCCTGATCACCCGCGCCTGCCGCGTGATCATCGACTGGGCGATCGAGGAGCGGGGCATCCACCGCGTCGAGTGGCACGCCTCCGCGAAGAACGGGCCGAGCATCGCCGTCGCCCGCCGCCTCGGCATGACCCGCGAGGGCGTGCTGCGGGAGAACTACCCGCACCGCGGCGTCCGCGCCGACACCGAGGTCTGGGCCGTCCTCGCCCCGGAATGGCGCGCGGCGAAGACCTCGTAA
- a CDS encoding MMPL family transporter encodes MAAIARWCIKHRLVAVLLWLVALGGVGTAAVVAGSAYSNDYEVPGTESGRATALLERGFHGLGGDSDTIVWHTDKGSVRADAVERRMTAMLDEVAELPGIASVTSPYGDTRGQVSEDGHTAYATVTFREQADDIPEAQARALVDTAKAAADDTLAVELGGSAVALTEAPGGHIAEVVGVAVAAVVLFLAFGSLAASVLPIATALVSVGIAYSGIVLLGHLMTVADFAPMLGMLVGLGVGIDYALFIVTRHRRGLKRGLSVAEAAETAVATTGRAVVFAGATVCIALLGMLILRLSFLNGVAIAASLTVVLTVAASVTLLPALLSLIGMRALSRRERRTLAEHGPQPELPTGFAARWSAFVERHPKLLGLVAAVVMGVLALPTLSLHLGTSDQGNGPATATTRQAYDLIAEGFGPGVNGPLTLVAGLDGADDRVALDQLPAALSATRGVASVSPATYNSSGDTAFLTVVPESSPQSKATSELVDRLRTDVLPKAENGTSLDVHVGGVTASYDDFAEIIIGKLPLFVGVVIALGCLLLLLAFRSIGIPLKAAAMNVAAVAGAFGVVVAIFQWGWGSELLGLGSAGPIEPFLPVIMVSVLFGLSMDYQVFLVSRMYEEWLETGDNRRAVRVGLAETSRVINSAAVIMIAVFLAFVLSGDRVIAMFGIALAAAVALDAFVLRTLLVPALMHMLGGANWWLPKWLDRLLPRISIETPECREAADARGKIPAQRVTAVTAVTPGVAAATSAAEERNDDVRDIAG; translated from the coding sequence TTGGCAGCCATCGCACGGTGGTGCATCAAGCACCGCCTCGTCGCCGTCCTGCTGTGGCTCGTCGCACTCGGCGGGGTCGGCACCGCGGCGGTCGTCGCCGGCAGCGCGTACTCCAACGACTACGAGGTCCCCGGCACCGAGTCCGGCCGTGCCACCGCGCTCCTGGAGCGCGGCTTCCACGGCCTCGGCGGTGACAGCGACACCATCGTCTGGCACACCGACAAGGGCAGCGTCCGTGCCGACGCCGTCGAGCGCCGCATGACCGCGATGCTCGACGAGGTCGCCGAGCTCCCCGGCATCGCCTCCGTGACCTCCCCGTACGGCGACACCCGGGGCCAGGTCAGCGAGGACGGGCACACCGCCTACGCCACCGTCACCTTCCGCGAGCAGGCCGACGACATCCCCGAGGCGCAGGCCCGCGCCCTCGTCGACACGGCGAAGGCCGCAGCGGACGACACCCTCGCCGTCGAGCTCGGCGGGAGCGCCGTCGCCCTCACCGAGGCCCCCGGCGGCCACATCGCCGAGGTCGTCGGCGTCGCCGTCGCGGCCGTCGTCCTCTTCCTCGCCTTCGGCTCCCTCGCCGCCTCCGTGCTCCCCATCGCGACCGCGCTGGTCAGCGTCGGTATCGCCTACTCCGGGATCGTGCTCCTCGGCCACCTCATGACCGTCGCCGACTTCGCCCCCATGCTCGGCATGCTCGTCGGGCTCGGCGTCGGCATCGACTACGCCCTCTTCATCGTCACCCGGCACCGTAGAGGCCTGAAACGCGGGCTCTCCGTCGCCGAGGCCGCCGAGACCGCCGTCGCCACCACCGGCCGCGCCGTCGTCTTCGCCGGCGCCACCGTCTGCATCGCCCTGCTCGGCATGCTGATCCTGCGGCTCAGCTTCCTCAACGGCGTCGCCATCGCCGCCTCCCTCACCGTCGTCCTCACGGTGGCCGCCTCCGTCACCCTCCTGCCGGCGCTGCTCTCCCTCATCGGCATGCGGGCGCTGTCCCGGCGCGAACGCCGGACGCTCGCCGAGCACGGGCCGCAGCCCGAGCTGCCCACCGGCTTCGCCGCCCGCTGGTCCGCCTTCGTCGAACGGCACCCCAAGCTCCTCGGGCTCGTCGCCGCCGTCGTCATGGGCGTCCTCGCGCTGCCCACCCTCTCGCTCCACCTGGGCACCTCCGACCAGGGCAACGGCCCGGCCACCGCGACCACCCGGCAGGCGTACGACCTGATCGCCGAGGGCTTCGGTCCCGGCGTGAACGGCCCCCTCACCCTGGTCGCCGGGCTCGACGGCGCCGACGACCGGGTCGCCCTCGACCAGCTGCCGGCCGCGCTCTCCGCCACCCGCGGGGTCGCGTCCGTCTCCCCGGCCACCTACAACAGCTCGGGCGACACCGCCTTCCTCACCGTCGTCCCCGAGTCCTCGCCCCAGTCCAAGGCCACCAGTGAGCTCGTCGACCGGCTCCGCACGGACGTCCTCCCGAAGGCCGAGAACGGCACCTCCCTCGACGTCCACGTCGGCGGCGTCACCGCCTCGTACGACGACTTCGCCGAGATCATCATCGGCAAGTTGCCGCTCTTCGTCGGCGTCGTCATCGCCCTCGGCTGCCTGCTGCTCCTGCTCGCCTTCCGCTCGATCGGCATCCCGCTCAAGGCGGCCGCCATGAACGTGGCGGCCGTCGCCGGCGCCTTCGGCGTCGTCGTGGCGATCTTCCAGTGGGGCTGGGGGAGCGAGCTCCTCGGTCTCGGCAGCGCCGGACCGATCGAACCCTTCCTCCCCGTGATCATGGTCTCGGTCCTCTTCGGGCTCTCCATGGACTACCAGGTCTTCCTGGTCAGCCGGATGTACGAGGAGTGGCTGGAGACCGGCGACAACCGGCGGGCGGTCCGGGTCGGCCTGGCCGAGACCAGCCGCGTGATCAACTCCGCGGCCGTCATCATGATCGCGGTCTTCCTCGCCTTCGTCCTCTCCGGCGACCGGGTCATCGCGATGTTCGGCATCGCCCTCGCGGCGGCCGTCGCGCTCGACGCCTTCGTCCTGCGCACCCTCCTCGTCCCCGCCCTCATGCACATGCTCGGCGGGGCGAACTGGTGGCTGCCGAAGTGGCTCGACCGCCTGCTGCCCCGGATCAGCATCGAAACGCCCGAGTGCCGCGAGGCTGCCGACGCGCGTGGGAAAATACCCGCTCAACGTGTGACGGCCGTGACGGCCGTGACACCGGGGGTGGCAGCCGCGACTTCGGCCGCGGAGGAGAGGAACGACGATGTTCGCGATATCGCTGGGTGA